A stretch of Rhizobium glycinendophyticum DNA encodes these proteins:
- a CDS encoding FCD domain-containing protein produces MTTIDEDLSPNNAKRAASNVIRSLERQIVSGELADGAHLPSERELMEIYGVSRTVVREAVTTLASRGLLEARPRYRPIARRPGYDTALKAVEGAIGHLLTEPDGIKNLFNSRIFLEMALVRHAALHAKRADIEALKEALDANEAAIGQSELFYATDVAFHGTLFQIPKNPVFPVIHMAYVAWLSPHWRKMPSMPERNETNFLRHLEIFTAIQNRDPEAAEEAMQAHLVSAWEFVRGTFR; encoded by the coding sequence ATGACCACGATTGACGAAGACCTGAGTCCGAATAACGCCAAGCGAGCAGCATCGAACGTCATCCGTTCGCTGGAGCGCCAGATCGTTTCCGGCGAGCTTGCGGACGGCGCCCATCTGCCATCTGAGCGAGAATTGATGGAAATCTACGGCGTAAGCCGCACCGTCGTCCGGGAGGCGGTGACAACACTGGCAAGCCGCGGGCTGCTGGAGGCGAGGCCGCGCTATCGCCCGATTGCGAGGCGGCCGGGCTACGACACGGCGCTCAAGGCCGTCGAAGGCGCGATCGGCCATCTCCTGACCGAACCGGACGGCATCAAGAACCTGTTCAACTCCCGGATATTCCTGGAGATGGCGCTGGTGCGGCATGCGGCCCTGCATGCCAAGCGTGCCGACATCGAGGCACTGAAGGAAGCGCTGGATGCCAATGAGGCCGCGATCGGCCAGTCGGAGCTTTTCTACGCGACCGATGTCGCATTCCACGGGACCCTGTTTCAGATCCCGAAAAACCCTGTGTTTCCGGTGATACACATGGCCTATGTCGCCTGGCTCTCGCCCCATTGGCGCAAGATGCCAAGCATGCCGGAACGCAACGAAACGAATTTCCTGCGGCATCTCGAGATATTCACGGCAATCCAGAACCGGGATCCGGAGGCGGCCGAAGAGGCCATGCAGGCGCATCTCGTTTCAGCCTGGGAATTCGTCCGCGGGACGTTTCGCTGA
- a CDS encoding aldehyde dehydrogenase family protein, protein MLIELSELARGGSPVQTKMFVGGRWVSGSASSLQPVENPADGSEIAFTPMASAAEAEEAVSAARLAQPLWAALAPVERGRLVGLLADQVNDHAELLAQIITMEQGKPIGQARGEVAATATFLRYAAEQARRMEGEIVPSDARNEEIWVRRVPHGVVTGITAWNYPAALAARKLGPALVAGNAFVLKSHEFTPLSGLFIAALAEKIGFPAGVINVVTGDGRVAGSRLVELSDMVTMTGSTRAGREIYRTGADDIKVVRLELGGKAPFIVMEDADIDAAVESAVTARFTNCGQICTCNERMYLHRSISEQFLEKFVARVRALTIAPPLEDPDLGPKISAGEVTKVEEIIARSVREGAEELLRGGAITEGRLKSGHFMAPSVLLATSNGNPAMQEEIFGPVAVAMVVDDFEQALAHANDTKFGLSAFVYTRDLRRLMRLTNELNFGEIYFNRTNGELVQGFHSGWGLSGIGGEDGKHGFDGYLRKKTMYVNWS, encoded by the coding sequence ATGTTGATCGAATTGTCTGAGCTGGCCCGTGGCGGCTCTCCTGTCCAGACGAAGATGTTTGTCGGCGGGCGGTGGGTGTCAGGATCGGCAAGCAGCCTTCAGCCGGTTGAGAATCCGGCCGATGGATCCGAGATCGCATTCACGCCGATGGCGTCTGCAGCGGAAGCAGAGGAAGCTGTCTCAGCCGCCCGTCTGGCTCAACCCCTTTGGGCTGCTCTCGCCCCCGTCGAGCGCGGCAGGCTCGTGGGTCTGCTGGCGGATCAGGTAAACGATCATGCAGAGCTGCTCGCTCAGATCATCACGATGGAGCAAGGTAAGCCGATCGGGCAGGCACGCGGAGAGGTCGCAGCCACCGCGACATTCCTTCGTTACGCCGCCGAACAGGCGCGCCGTATGGAGGGAGAAATCGTGCCCTCCGATGCCCGCAACGAGGAGATCTGGGTTCGCCGAGTTCCCCACGGAGTCGTTACCGGAATCACTGCCTGGAACTATCCGGCGGCGCTCGCCGCGCGCAAGCTCGGGCCTGCGCTTGTCGCGGGAAATGCCTTCGTCCTCAAATCTCACGAGTTCACGCCTCTGTCGGGGCTCTTCATTGCAGCACTCGCTGAAAAGATCGGCTTTCCGGCCGGCGTGATCAATGTCGTGACTGGCGACGGGCGCGTCGCCGGCAGCCGTCTCGTCGAGCTTTCAGACATGGTGACGATGACCGGGTCGACCCGGGCAGGGCGGGAAATCTACCGGACCGGTGCTGATGACATCAAGGTCGTGCGCCTCGAGCTTGGCGGCAAGGCGCCGTTCATCGTCATGGAAGACGCAGATATTGACGCGGCTGTCGAAAGCGCCGTCACGGCCCGCTTCACCAATTGCGGGCAGATCTGCACCTGCAATGAACGCATGTATCTGCACAGATCGATCTCTGAGCAGTTCCTGGAAAAGTTCGTGGCGCGTGTCCGCGCGCTGACCATTGCCCCGCCGCTCGAAGATCCGGATCTGGGGCCGAAGATCAGTGCCGGCGAAGTGACCAAGGTCGAGGAGATTATCGCCCGCAGCGTCCGGGAAGGGGCTGAAGAGCTTCTGCGCGGAGGAGCGATCACCGAAGGGCGGCTGAAGTCGGGTCATTTCATGGCGCCCTCGGTCCTTCTGGCCACGTCCAACGGCAATCCGGCGATGCAGGAGGAGATCTTCGGTCCGGTGGCGGTTGCCATGGTCGTTGATGATTTCGAGCAGGCGCTGGCCCATGCCAACGACACGAAATTCGGGCTCTCCGCCTTTGTCTACACGCGCGACCTGCGTCGTCTGATGCGGCTCACAAACGAGCTCAATTTTGGCGAGATCTACTTCAATCGGACGAACGGGGAACTCGTCCAGGGCTTCCACAGTGGCTGGGGGCTCTCAGGCATCGGCGGCGAAGACGGCAAGCACGGCTTCGACGGCTACCTGCGCAAGAAGACCATGTATGTGAACTGGTCCTGA
- a CDS encoding ABC transporter substrate-binding protein, whose translation MTSFGLNAQELPKLEKKETYKVGFAQTESNNPWRIAQTNSMKAEAEKLGHQLVYTDAAGSAAKQVSDVNSMIAQGVDLIFLAPREEKPLIPAVMAAKKAGIPVILLDRSVDPSLAKAGEDYLTFIGSDFVEEGRRIAEWLIKNANGKTKIIQLEGTTGSSPANDRKKGFDEAIQAAGGFEIVASQSGDFARDKGRQVAEALLQAHPDANVIYAHNDEMAIGAISAVEAAGKVPGKDILILSIDGGKEAVQAVVDGKIAAVVECNPRFGPKAFETMMRYANGETIPPVLINEDKFYDASNAAAELANAY comes from the coding sequence ATGACGAGTTTCGGGTTGAACGCCCAGGAACTGCCAAAGCTGGAGAAGAAGGAAACCTACAAGGTCGGCTTCGCGCAGACCGAAAGCAACAATCCCTGGCGCATCGCCCAGACCAACAGCATGAAGGCAGAGGCCGAAAAGCTCGGCCATCAGCTTGTCTACACGGACGCTGCCGGTTCTGCTGCCAAGCAGGTTTCCGACGTCAACTCGATGATCGCCCAGGGCGTCGACCTGATCTTCCTTGCCCCGCGCGAGGAAAAGCCGCTCATTCCCGCCGTCATGGCCGCTAAGAAGGCAGGCATCCCGGTCATCTTGCTCGACCGCAGCGTAGATCCCTCGCTCGCTAAGGCCGGCGAAGACTATCTGACCTTCATCGGTTCCGACTTCGTTGAGGAGGGACGGCGCATCGCGGAGTGGCTGATCAAGAATGCCAACGGGAAGACCAAGATCATCCAGCTCGAAGGGACGACCGGCTCGTCCCCAGCCAACGACCGTAAGAAGGGCTTTGATGAGGCAATCCAGGCAGCCGGCGGTTTTGAGATCGTCGCCTCCCAGTCCGGTGACTTCGCCCGCGACAAGGGCCGTCAGGTCGCCGAAGCGCTGCTGCAGGCGCATCCCGATGCAAACGTGATCTATGCCCACAACGACGAGATGGCGATCGGTGCCATTTCGGCAGTCGAAGCGGCAGGCAAGGTTCCCGGCAAGGATATCCTCATTCTGTCGATCGATGGCGGCAAGGAAGCCGTACAGGCCGTGGTCGATGGAAAGATCGCAGCCGTCGTGGAGTGCAATCCGCGCTTCGGGCCCAAGGCCTTCGAGACCATGATGCGTTACGCGAATGGCGAGACGATCCCGCCGGTGCTGATCAACGAAGACAAGTTCTACGACGCGAGCAATGCAGCCGCCGAACTGGCGAACGCATACTGA
- a CDS encoding sugar ABC transporter ATP-binding protein, protein MDSISKSFAGLKALDAVSLTIDPGEVVALVGQNGAGKSTLIKILTGVYRRDTGSIQFDGREADFSMPAEAEAAGIATIYQEINLAPQRSVAENIYLSRELRRFGMLDSGAMRRGAEEILKSFELSIDVDRPVGQFDAATRQMVAIARAVLQDARLVIMDEPTSSLDEREVGILFRTIRMLKQRGVSIIFVGHRLDELYAVCDSVAIMRDGRLVARGAMADFPKIELVRHMLGKELDALTLVAPEEDKVSKPVRLELHGASAGTRVVDVDLKLREGEITGLAGLLGSGRSETARLIFGADKLEKGELTLEGRARHYREPSDAIADGIGFVSEDRKIDGIIPDMSVRENMTLALLPKLKRAGIVDRRRQDEIAQRFIKALSIKCSSPDQPIKELSGGNQQKVLLARWLATDPRILVIDEPTRGIDIGAKSEILKLLRNLADEGLSVLMISSELEELLACSDSVSVLSDGRSVARLSRGELSEPALISAMAHQVD, encoded by the coding sequence ATGGACTCCATCTCAAAGAGCTTCGCAGGGCTGAAAGCTCTGGACGCAGTCTCACTCACGATTGACCCGGGTGAAGTTGTGGCGCTCGTCGGTCAAAACGGCGCCGGCAAGTCGACGCTGATCAAGATACTGACCGGCGTCTATCGCAGGGACACGGGCTCCATCCAGTTTGACGGCCGCGAAGCCGATTTCTCGATGCCGGCCGAAGCCGAAGCTGCAGGCATCGCGACCATCTATCAGGAGATCAATCTGGCACCGCAGCGATCGGTCGCGGAGAACATCTATCTGTCCCGCGAACTGCGGCGCTTCGGCATGCTCGACAGCGGCGCAATGCGTCGCGGGGCAGAGGAGATCCTCAAGAGTTTCGAGCTTTCGATCGATGTCGACCGCCCGGTCGGACAATTCGACGCAGCCACCCGCCAGATGGTGGCGATCGCACGGGCGGTACTTCAGGACGCCCGGCTCGTCATCATGGATGAGCCCACCTCATCCCTCGACGAGCGCGAGGTCGGCATCCTGTTCAGGACGATCCGTATGCTCAAGCAGCGCGGCGTCTCCATCATCTTCGTCGGGCATCGGCTGGATGAACTTTACGCCGTCTGCGACAGCGTCGCGATCATGCGGGACGGCCGGCTGGTGGCCCGCGGCGCCATGGCCGACTTCCCGAAAATCGAGCTTGTCCGGCACATGCTCGGCAAGGAACTCGATGCCCTGACGCTGGTGGCACCGGAAGAGGACAAGGTCTCGAAGCCGGTGCGGCTGGAGCTCCACGGGGCTTCCGCCGGCACCCGCGTCGTCGACGTCGATCTGAAGTTGCGTGAAGGCGAGATCACCGGCCTTGCCGGACTTCTCGGGTCAGGCCGGAGCGAAACGGCACGGCTGATTTTTGGAGCGGACAAGCTCGAGAAGGGTGAACTTACCCTAGAGGGGCGCGCCAGGCACTACCGCGAACCCTCCGATGCGATCGCCGATGGAATCGGCTTCGTATCCGAAGACCGGAAGATCGACGGGATCATTCCCGACATGTCCGTCCGGGAGAATATGACGCTTGCTCTGCTTCCGAAGCTGAAGCGTGCGGGCATCGTAGATCGGCGCAGGCAGGACGAGATCGCGCAGCGCTTCATCAAGGCGCTCTCGATCAAGTGCTCGTCTCCGGATCAACCGATCAAGGAACTGTCCGGTGGCAACCAGCAGAAGGTGCTTCTGGCCCGATGGCTCGCCACCGATCCGCGCATTCTGGTCATCGACGAGCCGACACGCGGGATCGATATCGGCGCCAAGTCGGAAATTCTGAAGCTCTTGCGCAACCTCGCCGACGAAGGGTTGAGCGTGCTGATGATTTCGTCCGAACTGGAAGAGCTTCTGGCCTGTTCGGACAGTGTCAGCGTCCTCAGCGACGGCCGCTCAGTGGCACGTCTCTCGCGCGGTGAACTGAGTGAACCCGCCTTGATCTCTGCCATGGCTCATCAGGTAGACTGA
- a CDS encoding ABC transporter permease produces MTNPQVPISTIEAPRARGGFLLYASRYGTLVAFLALVALNIAITPNFLSMQTLTVNLTQVATIVIVATGMTLVIATGGIDLSVGSLMAIAGAIAPMIFMHPAWPAGMMPIAVTLAILVPVAVAAVLGLFNGMLITRYGIQPIIATLVLFIAGRGIAQVMTNGNLQVFRNDSFQFIAMGKIAGIPTQVILMMIIVVIAWAVTRYTVIGRQIIAVGGNERAARLAGLPVKRVKLYVYMISGALAGLAGLVVIARNSASDANLVGLGMELDAIAAVAVGGTLLAGGRANVIGTVLGAFVIQLVRYTLLANGVPDAAALIVKAGLIVFAVYLQQRADKS; encoded by the coding sequence ATGACCAATCCCCAAGTTCCCATTTCGACGATTGAGGCGCCCCGGGCCCGGGGAGGTTTCCTTCTCTATGCGAGCCGCTATGGAACGCTGGTCGCGTTTCTGGCCCTTGTTGCGCTCAACATCGCCATCACGCCCAACTTCCTGTCGATGCAGACCTTGACCGTCAACCTGACGCAGGTGGCGACGATCGTCATCGTGGCCACCGGAATGACACTTGTCATTGCGACCGGCGGTATCGACCTGTCGGTCGGGTCGTTGATGGCGATCGCCGGCGCCATCGCGCCGATGATATTCATGCATCCTGCCTGGCCGGCCGGGATGATGCCGATCGCTGTCACTCTGGCGATCCTGGTGCCGGTTGCTGTTGCCGCAGTGCTCGGCCTCTTCAACGGCATGCTCATCACCAGATACGGCATTCAGCCCATCATCGCCACGCTGGTGCTTTTCATTGCCGGGCGCGGCATCGCGCAGGTGATGACCAACGGTAACCTCCAGGTTTTCCGGAACGACAGTTTCCAGTTCATCGCCATGGGCAAGATCGCAGGCATACCCACGCAGGTAATCCTGATGATGATCATCGTCGTCATCGCCTGGGCCGTGACGCGCTACACGGTCATCGGACGGCAGATCATTGCCGTCGGCGGCAACGAACGGGCAGCACGTCTCGCGGGTCTGCCAGTGAAACGGGTCAAGCTGTACGTCTACATGATCAGCGGAGCGCTGGCCGGCCTGGCGGGGTTGGTCGTGATTGCTCGCAACTCGGCAAGTGACGCCAATCTGGTCGGACTGGGCATGGAGCTCGATGCCATTGCCGCGGTCGCAGTGGGTGGGACACTTCTGGCAGGTGGACGCGCGAACGTGATCGGCACCGTGCTCGGCGCTTTCGTCATCCAGCTCGTCCGCTACACGCTTCTTGCCAATGGCGTGCCGGATGCAGCCGCCCTTATCGTCAAGGCGGGTCTCATCGTGTTCGCCGTCTATCTCCAGCAACGCGCCGACAAGAGTTGA